Proteins encoded together in one Bacteroides zoogleoformans window:
- a CDS encoding glutamine synthetase family protein, with protein MNQELSMCPHSLVDELQKPASEFTKEDIISYIEDNDISMVNFMYPAADGRLKTLNFVINNAAYLDAILTCGERVDGSSLFPFIEAGSSDLYVVPRFRTAFVDPFAQIPTLSMLCSFFNKDGEPLESSPEYTLRKACQAFKNVTGMEFQAMGELEYYVISENDGMFPATDQRGYHESAPYAKFNEFRTECMLTIAQIGGQIKYGHSEVGNFTLGDKIYEQNEIEFLPVPAEQAADQLMIAKWVIRNLASQYGYNITFAPKITAGKAGSGLHIHMRIVKDGQNQMLKDGVLSETARKAIAGMMVLAPSITAFGNTNPTSYFRLVPHQEAPTNVCWGDRNRSVLVRVPLGWSAKTDMCVLANPLEKPSHYDTTQKQTVEMRSPDGSANLYQLIAGLAVACRHGFEMEDALAVAEKTYVNVNIHQKENADKLKQLAQLPDSCSASADCLEKQRAIFEQHQVFSPAMIDGIIAKLRSYGDKTLRSEIQNNQEEMLKLVERYFHCG; from the coding sequence ATGAATCAAGAATTGTCGATGTGCCCCCATTCGTTGGTGGATGAACTTCAGAAACCGGCTTCTGAATTTACGAAAGAGGATATCATTTCTTATATTGAGGATAATGATATCAGTATGGTGAATTTCATGTATCCGGCAGCAGACGGACGATTGAAAACGCTGAATTTTGTTATTAACAACGCTGCTTATCTGGACGCAATTCTTACTTGCGGAGAGCGTGTGGACGGATCGAGCCTCTTTCCGTTTATAGAGGCGGGCAGCAGCGATTTGTATGTAGTGCCCCGTTTCCGGACTGCTTTTGTTGATCCTTTTGCACAGATACCCACACTCTCGATGCTTTGTTCTTTTTTCAATAAAGACGGCGAACCGCTGGAGAGCTCACCCGAATATACATTACGCAAGGCTTGTCAGGCATTCAAGAATGTAACGGGAATGGAGTTTCAGGCTATGGGCGAGTTGGAATACTATGTGATTTCGGAAAATGACGGAATGTTTCCTGCCACCGACCAGCGTGGTTATCACGAATCGGCTCCGTATGCCAAATTCAATGAGTTCCGCACAGAGTGTATGTTGACTATTGCGCAAATTGGCGGACAGATAAAATACGGTCATTCCGAGGTGGGCAACTTTACGCTTGGCGACAAGATATACGAGCAGAATGAGATAGAATTCCTGCCCGTGCCTGCCGAACAGGCTGCCGACCAACTGATGATAGCCAAATGGGTTATTCGCAATCTGGCTTCTCAATATGGTTATAATATAACTTTCGCACCTAAGATAACGGCCGGGAAAGCCGGTTCGGGTCTGCATATCCACATGCGCATCGTGAAAGACGGACAGAATCAGATGTTGAAAGACGGTGTGCTCTCTGAAACGGCTCGCAAAGCCATTGCAGGAATGATGGTTTTGGCACCCTCCATTACGGCTTTCGGCAATACGAATCCTACGTCGTATTTCCGTCTTGTGCCTCATCAGGAAGCACCAACCAATGTGTGCTGGGGCGACCGGAACCGTTCCGTATTGGTACGTGTACCATTGGGATGGTCGGCCAAAACAGATATGTGCGTGCTGGCCAATCCGCTGGAGAAGCCAAGCCATTATGACACTACGCAGAAACAAACTGTGGAGATGCGCTCTCCAGACGGTTCGGCCAACTTGTATCAGTTGATAGCAGGCTTGGCCGTGGCATGTCGTCATGGTTTTGAGATGGAAGATGCGTTGGCTGTTGCAGAAAAGACTTACGTGAACGTGAATATTCATCAGAAAGAAAATGCGGATAAATTGAAACAGCTGGCACAATTGCCGGATAGTTGCTCGGCTTCTGCCGACTGTCTGGAAAAGCAGCGCGCCATATTTGAGCAGCATCAAGTATTCAGCCCTGCAATGATTGACGGAATCATCGCCAAGTTACGTTCATACGGAGATAAAACTTTGCGTAGCGAAATACAGAACAATCAGGAAGAAATGCTGAAATTAGTGGAACGTTACTTCCACTGCGGCTAA
- the lipB gene encoding lipoyl(octanoyl) transferase LipB — protein sequence MKPEISDWNAIPYAEAWKRQTEWFDTLVQAKQTGVEYVNHIVLCEHPHVYTLGRSGKGGNMLLNDEQLHRIGATLYHIDRGGDITYHGPGQLVCYPILNLEDYSLGLKEYVHLLEEAVIGICASYGIVAGRLEKATGVWLEGDTSRARKICAIGVRSSHFVTMHGLALNVNTDLRYFSYIHPCGFIDKGVTSLQKELGCEVPMAEVKKRLCDELVNRMS from the coding sequence ATGAAACCGGAAATATCAGATTGGAATGCAATACCTTATGCCGAGGCATGGAAACGGCAGACGGAATGGTTTGACACACTTGTGCAAGCCAAACAAACGGGAGTGGAGTATGTAAATCATATTGTGCTCTGCGAGCACCCCCATGTCTATACATTGGGACGCAGCGGGAAAGGCGGTAATATGTTGCTGAATGATGAGCAGCTTCATAGGATAGGAGCCACGCTCTACCACATAGACCGGGGCGGAGACATCACTTATCATGGTCCGGGGCAGTTGGTTTGTTATCCCATATTGAATCTTGAGGATTATTCTTTAGGGTTGAAAGAGTATGTACACTTGTTGGAAGAGGCGGTAATCGGTATATGCGCTTCGTATGGAATCGTGGCCGGACGTTTGGAAAAGGCTACCGGAGTCTGGTTGGAAGGTGATACTTCCCGCGCCCGTAAAATCTGTGCTATCGGGGTACGCAGCAGCCATTTTGTCACCATGCACGGATTAGCTCTGAATGTAAACACCGATTTGCGCTATTTCAGCTACATTCATCCTTGCGGATTTATAGATAAAGGAGTCACTTCCCTGCAAAAAGAGTTGGGGTGCGAGGTGCCGATGGCAGAAGTAAAGAAGCGGCTTTGTGACGAACTGGTGAACAGGATGTCATAA
- a CDS encoding RNA polymerase sigma-70 factor: MLLNINDNKGLIIALQTDKEVAFDFVYRAYFPRLCAFCSQYLNEQEDIEEVVQETMLWLWENTSTLMVDLSLKTLLFVIVKNKALNRISHYEIKRKVYQEIAEKYKTKFESPDFYMTDELFKAYEQAVKNLPKEFREVYLLTRSKKITRKEIASRLNVSSQTVNYRVGQALKLLRMALKKFLPSLLAVVLWGL, translated from the coding sequence ATGCTATTGAATATCAATGACAATAAGGGTTTGATTATTGCTTTGCAAACCGATAAAGAAGTTGCATTCGATTTTGTTTATAGAGCCTACTTTCCGAGACTTTGTGCTTTCTGCTCACAATATCTCAATGAGCAAGAGGATATAGAAGAGGTGGTACAAGAAACTATGCTGTGGCTTTGGGAGAACACTTCTACGCTGATGGTTGATTTAAGCTTAAAAACTCTGCTTTTTGTCATAGTCAAAAACAAGGCGCTGAATCGTATAAGCCATTATGAAATCAAACGGAAAGTATATCAAGAGATTGCGGAAAAATATAAAACAAAGTTTGAGTCACCTGATTTTTATATGACTGATGAGTTATTCAAAGCCTATGAACAAGCCGTAAAAAATTTACCGAAAGAGTTTCGGGAAGTTTATCTACTGACCAGGAGCAAAAAAATCACTCGTAAAGAAATTGCTTCCAGATTGAATGTATCTTCTCAAACTGTAAACTATAGAGTAGGGCAGGCTTTAAAGCTTCTTCGAATGGCATTGAAAAAATTTCTCCCCTCGCTTCTGGCCGTCGTTCTTTGGGGGTTATAG
- a CDS encoding RagB/SusD family nutrient uptake outer membrane protein: MKNFRIQYWLAAFCSLFLLTTCDAFLKEVPHDKIDKEEAYRTLSDLYLNAVASLYNYVGGCADSQGLQGTGRGVYDLNTFTSDEAIMPTRGGDWYDGGFWQGLFLHRWGVNNDAIQATWEYLYKVVMLSNRSVERIENFPVTHNEPKLSEYNAEVRALRAMYYYYLMDLFGRVPLVLSSSVSMEKVVQKERKDIFDFAVKELQQAAPLLSEAHSNRPGDYYGRITRPVVYFLLAKLALNAEVYTDNDWTDGVHPDGKEIYFTVGGQLLNAWQTVMAYCDSITASGYRLEARYETNFAVYNESSVENIYTIPMNKTLYTNQLQYLFRSRHYNHAKAYGLGGENGSSATVDALRVFGYDTDGQDPRFDKCYFAHEVYDLQGKIVKLDDGTVLEYHPWEVAVDISDTPYEKTAGARMKKYEIDVNATKDGKLMENDVVLFRYADVLLMKSEAKVRNGESGDEELAKVRSRVKAASRPATLATLLDERLLELAWEGWRRQDLIRFGMFTRAYDSRPQLPKEANGYTTVFPIPGNVLKMNGRLVQNKGY; the protein is encoded by the coding sequence ATGAAGAATTTTCGGATTCAATATTGGCTGGCGGCATTTTGCAGTCTTTTCTTGTTGACGACTTGCGATGCTTTTTTGAAGGAGGTACCTCACGACAAGATAGATAAAGAGGAAGCATACCGCACACTTTCCGACTTGTATTTGAACGCAGTGGCGTCACTTTATAATTATGTGGGTGGATGTGCCGACAGTCAGGGGCTGCAAGGAACGGGACGCGGTGTTTATGACTTGAATACGTTTACCTCCGATGAAGCCATTATGCCCACTCGCGGTGGTGATTGGTATGATGGTGGCTTTTGGCAAGGATTGTTTCTGCATCGATGGGGGGTGAACAATGATGCCATTCAAGCCACATGGGAGTATCTCTATAAGGTGGTGATGCTGAGCAACAGGTCGGTAGAGAGAATCGAAAATTTTCCGGTCACTCACAACGAACCGAAACTATCGGAATATAATGCAGAGGTGCGTGCGTTGCGTGCCATGTATTACTATTATCTGATGGATTTGTTCGGTCGTGTGCCGTTGGTACTTTCTTCTTCTGTTTCTATGGAAAAAGTGGTGCAGAAGGAACGGAAAGATATATTTGATTTTGCGGTGAAAGAATTGCAACAAGCGGCTCCTCTGTTGTCAGAGGCTCATAGCAACCGGCCGGGAGATTATTATGGACGTATCACGCGTCCGGTGGTCTATTTCCTGCTTGCAAAGTTGGCATTAAACGCCGAAGTTTATACCGACAATGATTGGACTGACGGTGTACATCCTGACGGAAAGGAAATTTACTTTACGGTGGGCGGACAGTTGTTGAATGCTTGGCAAACAGTGATGGCCTATTGTGACAGCATCACTGCGTCGGGATATCGATTGGAAGCCCGATATGAAACGAACTTTGCCGTATATAATGAGTCTTCGGTGGAGAATATATACACTATTCCCATGAATAAGACTTTATATACCAATCAGTTGCAATATCTGTTCCGTTCCCGGCACTATAATCATGCCAAGGCTTACGGGCTGGGCGGTGAAAACGGCTCCAGTGCAACGGTAGATGCATTGCGCGTGTTTGGCTATGATACGGATGGGCAGGATCCCCGCTTTGATAAATGTTACTTTGCACATGAGGTATATGACTTGCAGGGAAAGATTGTCAAACTGGATGACGGTACTGTGCTGGAATATCATCCGTGGGAAGTGGCAGTAGATATATCCGATACACCTTATGAAAAAACTGCGGGCGCGCGGATGAAAAAATATGAGATAGATGTGAACGCTACCAAAGATGGCAAATTGATGGAGAATGATGTCGTGTTGTTTCGCTATGCGGATGTGCTGCTGATGAAGAGCGAGGCAAAAGTACGTAACGGAGAAAGCGGAGACGAAGAGTTGGCGAAAGTACGCAGCCGTGTGAAGGCTGCTTCTCGTCCGGCCACATTGGCTACTTTGCTGGACGAACGGCTGTTGGAACTCGCATGGGAAGGATGGAGGCGCCAAGACCTTATACGTTTCGGAATGTTTACCCGTGCCTATGACAGCCGTCCCCAATTGCCGAAAGAAGCAAATGGCTATACTACCGTATTCCCCATTCCGGGCAATGTGCTGAAGATGAATGGCAGACTGGTGCAGAATAAAGGATATTGA